Part of the Oikeobacillus pervagus genome is shown below.
TTGCCCACTTACAATTGGGGATGACCAATTTGAAATCAATTTTGACCAGTTAGAAAAAACGATCCAAACTGAAAACGTGAAACTCTTCTTCCTTTGTAATCCTCATAATCCTGGTGGAAGAGTTTGGAGCGAACAAGAACTCATTCAAATCGCTGAAATATGCAAGCGAAACGAAGTCATCATTGTCTCAGATGAGATTCATAGTGATCTAATCGCACCGCCACACAAGCATATTCCGATTGCTTCTTTGAAAAAAGACTATGAAGAGTTTGTGATCACACTCATTGCTCCAACGAAAACATTTAATTTAGCTGGTTTACAAGCATCCAGTATCATTGTTCCGAATAAAACGATTCGCACAAAACTATCAAATGGACAATTAAGACAAGGATTTTTCACCTTAAATATGATGGGAATTACCGCGATGGAAGTCGCCTATAAATATGGAGAGTCCTGGTTAGATGAATGTATCCATTATATTCGCGGCAATGTCGAATATGTAAAAGACTTTCTACAAAGAGAATTTCCTTCAATCCAAATGTTCGATCCACAAGGAGGCTACCTAATTTGGATCAACTGCCGAGAGCTCGGATATTCTGATCAAGAATTAAATGAGCGCCTGCTCCAAAAAGGCAAACTTGCATTAGAACCCGGTACCAAATACGGAAAAGGCGGGGAAGGATTCGTCCGAATGAACGTCG
Proteins encoded:
- a CDS encoding MalY/PatB family protein; translation: MNHFDQIINRKGSSSVKWDGVQKVFGVEDALPMWVADMDFAAAPEIIQALKEVVDHGVYGYTTIPASTTEAICGWMEKRHGWKIDSSWLLFNSGVVPSLALAVEILTEKGDAVLLQSPVYAPFFSMIKNNGRKIANCPLTIGDDQFEINFDQLEKTIQTENVKLFFLCNPHNPGGRVWSEQELIQIAEICKRNEVIIVSDEIHSDLIAPPHKHIPIASLKKDYEEFVITLIAPTKTFNLAGLQASSIIVPNKTIRTKLSNGQLRQGFFTLNMMGITAMEVAYKYGESWLDECIHYIRGNVEYVKDFLQREFPSIQMFDPQGGYLIWINCRELGYSDQELNERLLQKGKLALEPGTKYGKGGEGFVRMNVACPRSTVEEGMKRFKLALQ